DNA from Strix aluco isolate bStrAlu1 chromosome 2, bStrAlu1.hap1, whole genome shotgun sequence:
AACTGGTACAAGAAGCTACTTTAGTACAGTAATTTAGTGACAGTGCAGCAAGCATTgagctgtgttcagctctggggcccgcaacataagaaggacatggacctgctgaagcaagtccagaggaggagcgtgaagatgatcgggggctagagcacctcccttatgaggacaggctgagagagtcgtggttgttcagcctggagaagagaaggatccggggagaccttacagcaccttccagtacctaaagggggctacaggagaggtggggagggactctttacaagggcatgtagtgataggacaagggctaatggctttaaactgacaagAGGAAAGATTTAGAAGATGGAAGGAGGAAACTCTTCACtcatggtgagacactggcacaggttgcccagagaagctgtggctgctccctccctggcagtgttcaaggccaggttggacggggctttgagcaacctggtctagtggaaggtgtccctgcccatggcagagggggttgtaactagatgatctttaagctcccttccaacccaaaccattctgtgattctatgaaacttGTAGTGGCTACTGAAAACTTTACACATTCCTGCTTAAGCAGGCTGAATCCTGCAAAATTCAGATGTTGATTACAAAGGTGTAGACTGATTATTTCAAACGTATGGTCTGGCTGTACCTTCCGGTGGAAAATGCTCAAGAAACTTCATGTATTGTTGTTTATTTGGGTTAGAATGAGCCTGTTGTAGTTTGTCAAGTATTCTAACTGAGAAATGTCATAATTTAAGGACAGCTGCATCTTCTACTTACACACTTTTCAGAGGGATTAAACATGCTTGTAATAGTCATACTATGAGCTGGGTAGCTCTTGTATCAAATAGATGAGGTTTTTTGTGATTTATGCATATTATTGTATAGTATAGTTTTGCAAGGTCATTGATTAACCTACAAGGAAGATGTTGGGAAGTGAACTAAAGTTGAAGTCTAACATTTTTCGATAACAGAGCAGGACaataaaagagggaaaatacTGGTTGTTACTGTTTCTTTATCTTGCCCATTATTCTAATTTTCTGTATaatagtttttcttcttcccactgCGTCTGAGTaaaatctcttcttcctctttccttaaaatatttatagttttGGTATAAACATTATATGTAGTTGCATTTGAAAATTTAGGTGATTATAGTAAAAGATCCAACACTATTCAAGTGTTACTCAGAAGTgcttaaaaataagaatagtaTATTATGCTTGTATCTGGCATCATATGTTCTGAAGTGTTTATAATTTTGTGTTGGATTAAACTAATAGACCATTTAACTACTGCTGCATTTGCGGGTGGGGATAAATGTGGATTCTTCTATGGAAGAATTTAAAATACATCTGTGGTTTGAGGGTTATGAGCAAGATAAATTTAGCACACCACTGTAATCAGTCCATTTTGTGCCATGTCTCTGTAGTCTCTCATTATTGGCTATAACTCCAGCAGAATGAATATCTGTATTCTCATGTGggtttgtggtggtggtggggaaccCTTATTATCTTTTTTGATTCTGAACTACGCTTGAAAAACAGCCAGCTTGTACGAATAACATGATTGTGAATTTCTCCTTAAGGCTGAAGTTGTGGTTTGCtgtaaggtatttttaaaattcatctgcCTTAATGAGAAGTGCACATTCTTACATCAGCACTGTTGCTGCCTTCAGTAATGCACAAAGTAAGGCAGAGGGGGGAGCGTGTGCATTTTCAAACTTAACTATAGTTTTTATTATGGTCTATCTGAGAAtttgtaatgtttttatttactttttttagttacatttttaaacaaaacaaatatgctACAGGGTTGCTAAACAAGAAATCACCAAAATACTAGAACATGTTATCTGGGTGTTTGCATTAATCATAGATTAATTAATAGGGAAATGTGAGCTTCAGCATAGTGCCAGAGCACTTCTGCAAATGTGGAAGGGGGAATGCCTGAAGCTGATGCTTGTAAGACTTCTAAGACTGGTAGGCCTTATGGTCAGAAAAAAGATCtggtgattttttattttttttttttttttttgtgcctatATTACCTTTACCAGTGGGTGGGAAAGGGAGTGGAGTCAAACCCTGTTCCTTACTCTTCTGTAGTAATCTTGAATACTAAAGATTTGTGTTCTGATCTTTAGACTAAACTGGTTCTTCGTCTTGGTTTTCCCTTCACTTGCTGTGCCCATTCAGTGTAGGAAGTGGAAGTAGAAGAATCTGATGTCCAGCACACTCTCAACCCGTTAGAAGGTTTTGGGTGGGTATAGGTAAATAATACCTCCCAAGGCATAAATGGGAGAGAGGAGTACCCTATTTCCATGGTGGAGGTAGGAGCCAGTGTGCAGCTCTTCAGTGCCCCTTCATTTTTCACCTGTCCAGTTGTCTGCCAGCAAGTCTTATTATTCCCTTCTCTCTGAGTGTTTCAATCCTGCCTGCCTAAATGAGTGCCTGTTTCCTGACATGCTTTGGTAGAATTGGGTGTGATAGCGGGGTTCAGGAGTAGAGTGGCAGGGTAACGCTTTGCCGTAAAATCTGCCTCCGATGTTAGAGATCCTTTTCATGTGTGGATGCAAATGGATTGTGCTGGGAACAGTGCTTCCTGGCATCCTAGCAACTGTGACTGCTACCAAAATCTATCCAGTTCTCCCTCCTGTGCCTAGGGTGCTCCAAAAAAATCCTAAAACCATGTGGGAGTGGGTATCAAAAGGCACATGGCAGACAGAAATACCCTAAAGCTGGATGTCAAGCATAGTTTTGCTTTTGTCACTTGTTTGAATGGGactttttcttcactgtgattATGTGGGATATGTATGAAGAGCTTTCAGAGTAAAATGTAACCCTGTGGTCATCTGTACCCGAGACAAACTCATTTAAAACCTGTGGAATACCCTTGATTCTTTAGCTGATCTTAAATGTTGTTTTTTGACAGTGTTGTGACTTCACTTTGATTTTTAGCTCTAGCAGCCAGCTGGTGTCTCAAGTGCATGCATGGGATGCCAGGGTCTATCAAGATTTGTGGGGTGCAGTGCTAGAGCAATACAGGAAATGAAGGTTAACGCTCCTTagtggttgtttgggtttttttccctaagattGCTTGAAAGAGGAAGGCCTGTTTAGTGGCTTGAGAAGCAGACTTGTGagactaaagaaaaataaaatgtatttctgttccTTGCCTTGTTGTGGGGAATTTGGGTTATTTAATACTCCAGTATTGTTGCGTCTCTTAAGGTACTTGTAAACATGAAAGTTGACTTGTAAAAGGCATTACTACTTAGTTCTACAAATATTTAATTACGTGTTTCATGGATTGCATAAATACAGCAGGAGTTATAAGGGGGAAAAAGTCTGTGGTGTTCAGTCATTGTTTTACTAGACTTCAAGTTTTTTCTCATTACTTCATGAAATTCTTCTCTAATTCAATCTTTGTCTTTTGTCTTTGCTGCCTTGCAGGGTTGGTACAGTAGGCCTCACTAAACTTAGCTGCAACTAAGAATTTCTCCTACATCAACTGAGTTAAGGCTGATGCTCTTGTGGAATGTGGATTAAAAGTGCGTGCTAAGTTCCAAATTTCCATTTGAGAAGCGGAGAAAGTAAATGTACCACAACCACCAGCATCAGGACAGCAAACCAAGGGACAAAGAATTTGATCCACAGTGTTGATATATGTTAACTGGTTCACGTGTTGCTTAAAAGACATTTGCTGGGGGGCGAGAAGTGGACGTCAGCTGTGCGAAGTCATTTTGTTTACAAAAATGAGGGCTTCTTTGGAAACAGCAGACATTGCCATTGTGGCTCTGTACTTCGTGCTTGTAATGTGCATAGGTTTTTTTGCCATGTGGAAATACAATCGGAGCACCGTAAGTGGCTACTTTTTGGCAGGGCGTTCTATGACCTGGGTAGCTATTGGTGCATCTTTATTTGTGAGCAATATTGGAAGTGAACATTTCATTGGGCTCGCAGGATCTGGAGCGGCGAGTGGATTTGCAGTAGGTGCATGGGAATTCAACGCCTTAATGCTTTTGCAGCTTTTAGGATGGGTCTTCGTCCCAGTCTACATCCGGTCGGGAGTATACACCATGCCTGAATACTTGTCCAAGCGTTTTGGAGGGCATagaattcaaatatattttgcagCATTGTCTTTAATTCTTTATATCTTCACCAAACTCTCAGTTGACTTGTATTCAGGGGCACTTTTTATTCAAGAATCACTAGGTTGGAACCTCTATTTGTCAGTTATCCTCCTTATTGGAATGACTGCGCTGTTGACTGTGACTGGAGGTCTTGTGGCTGTCATCTACACAGACACCCTTCAAGCTCTGCTTATGATTATTGGTGCCCTCACACTTATGATCATAAGTATTACGGAGGTTGGTGGGTTTGAAGAAGTTAAAAGAAGGTACATGTTAGCGTCGCCAAATATTACGTCTATTTTGTTAACCTACAACATTTCCAATACCAATTCCTGCAATGTCGACCCAAAGCCTGATGCTCTTAAAATGTTGCGCGAGCCAACAGATGAAGATATTCCCTGGCCTGGATTTCTGTTGGGACAGACCCCAGCTTCTGTCTGGTACTGGTGTGCTGATCAAGTCATAGTTCAGAGAGTTCTAGCTGCAAAAAACATTGCTCATGCCAAAGGATCCACTCTGATGGCAGGCTTCTTAAAGTTGCTGCCGATGTTTATTATAGTTGTCCCAGGGATGATATCACGAATACTGTTCGCAGATGATATTGCCTGCATTAATCCGGAACACTGTTTTCAAGTCTGCGGGAGCAGAGCTGGATGCTCTAACATTGCCTACCCACGTTTGGTGATGAAACTTGTGCCGGTTGGTCTGCGGGGACTGATGATGGCTGTGATGATCGCTGCACTGATGAGTGACTTGGACTCGATATTCAACAGTGCCAGCACCATATTCACGCTTGATGTCTACAAACTCATTCGGAAGAGTGCAACGTCTAGAGAACTGATGATTGTAGGAAGAGTCTTTGTTGCGTTCATGGTAGTTATAAGCATTGCCTGGGTCCCGATAATTGTAGAAATGCAAGGTGGTCAGATGTACCTTTATATTCAAGAGGTGGCGGACTACTTGACCCCACCGGTGGCGGCTCTGTTTCTTATGGGTATCTTTTGGAAGCGTTGCAATGAGCAGGGGGCTTTCTATGGTGGAATGGCCGGGTTTGTTCTTGGAGCGATACGGTTGATACTGGCATTTATCTATCGTGCTCCAGAGTGTAACCAGCCGGATACTAGGCCAAGCTTTATCAAAAACATCCATTACATGTATGTTGCAACAGCTCTGTTCTGGATCACCGGGATTGTGACCTTTGTAGTAAGCCTCCTCACGCCTCCGCCTACAAAGGAGCAGGTTCGGACGAccactttctgggctgtgaaaaACAGGAGCGTAAAAGAGAATGCCGCAAAGGGGGAGCTGTACAAAGTGCAAGAAAAGAGCATCCTCAAGTGCAATGAAAACGCTAACCATATCATTCCAAATGGCAAATcggaagaaaatattaaaaatattaagccaGAGGATATCAATCTTCTGGTTACTTGCAGAGATGACAGCAACCCGGTGATTTCTGTGAGTCACTCTGAAGTCGAGACACCAGTTGATTGTTATTCGAACGGACAAGCAGCTTTGATGGGGGAGAAAAAACACGAGGAAGAGACTGATGATAGAGAGAGACATTTGAAATTCATAGATTGGTTCTGTggctttaaaagtaaaaacatgAACAAGAGAGCTGTTCGGGAGATCGAGGAAGAGACTGTTTGTTTACAAATGCTGGAAGAGACTCCAAAAGTTAAACTATTACTAAATACTGGACTGGTTTGTGTCTGTTCGCTTGGAATATTCATGTTTGTCTATTTCTCTTTGTGAGTGAATAGTGAACTTTTAAGGGTATGGCTAAACATACAGAAGTTGATACAGGTCTCtggagattttgtttgttttgttgtttgttttttttcttttcaaataacaTTAACCACAACCCAGGCATTGTTTACGCTATAATTGTAAGATCAACTCAACTTTAGCCTATTTAGAGACTATTTGAGACATGTTGTCCTATCTCTGCTAAAAGCAGAATGTGTTGTGtggtgtctttttcttttttcccttttgtcctttctttttttttttttccatttgcagtaCTAACCTGTTGTTTTtccatgtatacatatataaatataccaAAGGCAGGCAGGTGGCTGTGTTTGAAGTCAGGCAGTTACAGAGCTCAGTCAGCATTAAGGTGAAGATAACAAGTAATCATTTACCTATGTGTAAAATCTAAATGATTAAAGCTATGtcgaaagattttttttaaatatagggcTGTGATGCACATTACTGTAGTCATTCTTTGTAACATAGCTGTATTACCTCGGCCAACTTAGCACTTTTTTAATTTTGCTCACTGCTTCtagttttttttcagtttctcctttctctcatgGAAACAACAGGAAGATGTTTTGTCTCATCTTGTAGCCCTTAAAAATATGATAGCTGTTAGtagccttctctctcttttctatgtaagaaaatttttgtctttttgattttATCCACTGTAAATTCCATTACTGAAAAgctgctgtatttaaaaaagggaaaaaaaccagacaaacccTGAAGATGACAAACTGGCAatggaggagagggggaaaaggggggaaaaaaaatactctgtttgGGTTTTGTAGTATATTGGAATAGAAGAGTATATATTCAGCCTCTTAGTCTCCAAACCTTTAGGACATAATTAGGGTTAGCCTCTTTTTTAGAGAAAAAGTCTGTACGTAGGTTCTACTACATGGGAAAAAGAGAAGTGTGAGACTTTGCATGTCTTCAGTTTGGTAAGCACACTGAAAAATAACTTCTCCTCTGCTGTGTACTTCTAGAAGGAAATACTCTGCAGCCCCTGCCATTGCTGCATACTGAGTCTATAAGGGGAGAAAAGCAAGTAGGAAGACAAGAGGAAGGTGAAGTGGGGGAAAGAGGTCAAAGCGGTCCTTGTTTTCCAGAGTCATTTTGCCTCGTATCTTTTCCCACTTCCCCTTTCACCCTGTCAAACCTTCTTTTTTAAGGAATGACTCCTGAGGGATTCTGT
Protein-coding regions in this window:
- the SLC5A3 gene encoding sodium/myo-inositol cotransporter translates to MRASLETADIAIVALYFVLVMCIGFFAMWKYNRSTVSGYFLAGRSMTWVAIGASLFVSNIGSEHFIGLAGSGAASGFAVGAWEFNALMLLQLLGWVFVPVYIRSGVYTMPEYLSKRFGGHRIQIYFAALSLILYIFTKLSVDLYSGALFIQESLGWNLYLSVILLIGMTALLTVTGGLVAVIYTDTLQALLMIIGALTLMIISITEVGGFEEVKRRYMLASPNITSILLTYNISNTNSCNVDPKPDALKMLREPTDEDIPWPGFLLGQTPASVWYWCADQVIVQRVLAAKNIAHAKGSTLMAGFLKLLPMFIIVVPGMISRILFADDIACINPEHCFQVCGSRAGCSNIAYPRLVMKLVPVGLRGLMMAVMIAALMSDLDSIFNSASTIFTLDVYKLIRKSATSRELMIVGRVFVAFMVVISIAWVPIIVEMQGGQMYLYIQEVADYLTPPVAALFLMGIFWKRCNEQGAFYGGMAGFVLGAIRLILAFIYRAPECNQPDTRPSFIKNIHYMYVATALFWITGIVTFVVSLLTPPPTKEQVRTTTFWAVKNRSVKENAAKGELYKVQEKSILKCNENANHIIPNGKSEENIKNIKPEDINLLVTCRDDSNPVISVSHSEVETPVDCYSNGQAALMGEKKHEEETDDRERHLKFIDWFCGFKSKNMNKRAVREIEEETVCLQMLEETPKVKLLLNTGLVCVCSLGIFMFVYFSL